The Haploplasma axanthum region AGTTATTTAACAAATGATTTTATATTTATAATCATAACTTTACCTTTAATACTCTTTATTTGTTTAATAATAAGTTTGATTATATATTTAGATTGTAAAAAAGTGAGACTCTAAGGTAGTAAAAAATAGAAAGGAGCTTTATAGTGAAAAAGAGGATTATAGTATCAGGTCTATTGTGTATCATTGTGGTTGTTAGTTTTTTAGTTTTTATGATTCAACGGAGTGTAAATAATAAGAATAATTATGCTCAAGAAGAAAAACTATTGAACATTGGTTTTAGTAATTTATATTACTCAAATAGTGAAAATTTAAATGTAACTAATGTGGAGGTATATAGAGTTAAAAATGACTCGTATATTCTTATTGAGTATAATAATATAAATAGTAATGGGAAATATATTGAAGGATTTCTAAAAATTTTAGAAAAAGAAGGAATTCAGTATTATAAAAGTCAATCAAAACTAAGTGAGTATGAAGGATATGAAAAAGCATTTGAAAATGCATGCACTAAGTTTACGTATTCAAGAGTATTAACTAAAAGTGAGATTTTGACTTACATCAAAATAAATAGAAAAAATTGATGAAATGTTTAGTTTAGAAAGGAAGGAAAAAATGAAAAAAAAGTGTTTTATTTTGTTTTTTGTTTTAATGAATATTGTATTCATTTCAAGTAATGTAAAAGCAGCAGGTTTAAGTGATATTAATCCAACCACAAGCGAATTTAATAATGCACAAACAGTTAAATTAAATGAAAGGAAAGCTGCTGCTGGATCATCATATGGGTATAATGTTTCTCATTTTCAAGCCCCGATAGCAGGTGCATATAATTTTATCTTTGAAAGTAGAAACTCAGGAACTGTTGCGAAGATTTATGAGGAAGAAAATGCATTGTTTTTTTATAAAAGAGTTTTAAGAAAAGAGGGTACTGCGGCATATCGTAAATATACCTATCCAGGACAGGAAATAATTATATACGATGATTTAAGAATCGAAATGGATCTAGATAAAGATGAAGATTATTATATTGCACACAGTGCAATAAGAGGTACATTTATGTATGAATACAAAATAGAAGTTAATCAAGATTATTTGAAATATGATAAATTTTCTATTTGGACACAAGATATTGAATATAGAATGAAAAATCAAGGAAGTAGATCTATTTCATATATAGGTAAAGAAACAATGCCATTATATTATGCGGTTATTTCAAAAGCAATGGATGCGTATATAGATGATTACCTGAGAGATTTTGAATATGAGGAAGCAGTTAGAATTCTTACAGAGAATGTAATTGGTTTACTTGAATTGTATTTAACAACAGCAATTCCAGGATTAGATATATTCCTTTTTTGTTTGAAAACTTTAAACAACGTTAAATTACCTAATTTGACAAAAACTGATTTTATCTATGCTAGTTATAACAGACAAAAGACTATTAGAAAAGTTACTGGTGCTTCAGAAGAATTTGAAGGTAGTAAATATATTTTAGATTTTAATTCTGGTATTAGAGAAGACTATTATATTCTTGATGGAATACATAATTCTTTTATAGTTAAAAATGATGGTAATAATTCTTATGGTATATATGCTAATAGAGGAACATTTTATAGTATGTAATAGATTTTTAATTATTGACACTATAATAAATTGTGCTATAATTAAACCAATAACAAAGAAGAGGACAATATTAACTTGAAAAAAGCGACGTAGGAGGGTGTAAGCTACGATTTAGTTAATTACTACCTTGGAGTTGGTACTGAAAAGATACCCGGGAATTCCCGTTATAGAAAATTAAGTGCTAGAGAAATCTAGAACTAAGGTGGTACCGCGGAATGATATTAATCCGTCCTTAGAGGAATCTAAGGACTTTTTTAATTTTATAAGGAAGAAGGAAGAAAAATGATTAAAATTACATTACCAGATGGAAGTATTAAAGAATATAAAAAAGGTGTTAAACCAATTGAAATAGCAAGTAGTATTTCAGAAGGTTTAGCTAAAAAAACGAAAGCAGCAGTGTTTAATGGACACTATATAGAATCTAACCGTGAATTAGTTGAAGACGGTATTTTAAGATTGTTGACAGAAAGAGATTCTGAAAGCCTTGATGTCTTAAATCATAGTACTAGTCATTTGATGGCTGAGGCTATTACTAATCTTTATCCAGGTGCTAAATTTGGTGTAGGTCCATCAATTAAAGAAGGTTTTTACTATGATGTTGATTTTGGTGATGTAGTTGTTACTGATGAATTACTTCCTAAAATTGAAAAAGAAATGCATCGCTTAAGTGATTTAGGTGAAGAAATAGTTAGAAGAGAAGTAAGTTATGAAGAAGCTAAAAAAATCTTTGCTAAAGACGAATATAAATTAGAGATTATTGAACAATATAAAAATGATTCATTAACAGTTTACACACAAGGTAATTTCACTGATTTATGCCGTGGTGGACACCTTTTAAACACAAAAGATATTAAACACTTTAAACTGTTAAATATGGCTGGGGCTTATTGGAGAGGAGATTCTAATAATCACCAACTAACAAGAATATACGGAACAAGCTTCTATTCTGCAAAAGATTTAAAGAATCACTTACAAATTTTAGAAGAGAGAAAAGAAAGAGATCACAGAAAAATTGGTAAAGAGCTTGATTTATTCTTAATCAGTAATGAAGTTGGACAAGGATTACCTTTCTGGCTACCTAAAGGCGCGACTATTAGACGTGTAATTGAAAGATATATTACAGATGTTGAAATTCGTCATGGATATAATCACGTTTATACTCCAATCCTTGCTAAACATGAATTATATATTACATCAGGACATTGGGGACATTACCAAGATACAATGTTTCCACCAATTGAAATGCCAGATGGTGAAAAACTAGTATTAAGACCAATGAACTGTCCACATCATATGATGATCTTTAAAAACGAAGTAAGAAGTTATCGTGAACTTCCAATCCGTATTGCTGAACTTGGAATGATGCACCGATATGAAAAATCTGGAGCATTATCAGGATTACAACGTGTTAGAGAAATGACTTTAAATGATGCTCATTTATTTGTTAGACCAGATCAAATCAAAGATGAAATAAGTAGAGCAATCAACTTAATTGTTGATACATATAAAGTCTTTAATATAACAGATTATCATTTTAGATTAAGTTACCGTGATCCACAAAATACTGATAAATATTTTGATGATGATCAAATGTGGATTAAAGCTGAAAGCACATTGAAGCATGTTATGGATGAATTAGGATTAGAGTATGATGAAGCGATTGGCGAAGCAGCATTTTATGGTCCAAAGATTGATGTTGAAGTTAAGACTGCTATGGGTAATGAAGAAACATTATCAACAGTTCAATTAGACTTCTTATTACCAGAAAGATTTGATTTAACTTATGTTGGTGAAGATGGTAAAAACGATAAACGCCCTGTTGTTATTCATAGAGGTGTTGTTTCAACAATGGAACGTTTTGTTGCTTATTTAATTGAAAATTATAAAGGAGCATTCCCATTCTGGTTATCTCCTGTTCAAATTAAAGTTATTCCGGTTAATCTAGAACATCATAGTGAATATGCAAAAAATATTAATGAAAGATTATTAAATTTAGGATTTAGATCTGAATTAGATGTTAGAGAAGAAAAACTTGGTTATAAGATTAGAGAAGCTCAAACATTAAAAATTCCTTATCAATTAGTGTTAGGAGATAATGAAAAAGACAATGGTTCAGTAACATACCGTAAGTATGGATCTACTGATCAAGTAACAGTTGATATTCAAGAATTTATTCAAATGATTGAAAAAGAAATGATAAGATAATGTGGTATTCAATTTTTATAATACTAATTATTATATTAGTCTTGTATCTTGATAGTAGCAAAAAGAAAAAGTATGCATATATTTTGAATAAAAGAAAAAATGGGAGGTTAGTCATGAAAGAGAGTTTACAAGCGTTAATTGGAAAAACTGTCTGGGTTGAAACACTTGGACAGGGAATAATCGGAAACTTAGAAGAAGTAAATGATAAATCAATTATTATAACTGGAAAAAAGACAATTGTTGTTAACTTAGAGTTTGTTGTTTCAGTTCAGGAACAGCCTTTAAAAGAAAAGAAAAATAAAAAATAGTATTAATTCAAGGGGTATTAACTTACTCCTTTTTTCTTTGTTTGATGTAAATATAATGAAAAAAATCAAAAAAATGGTAAAATCTAACTAAGGAGGAGATACTAATGAAACAAGTAAAACTTAATAATGGTATCTTAATACCAATTTTAGGAACAGGTACAAATACATTTGGAAAAGAAAATAATGATTATTATGGGAATATTACAAATGATACTAAAGAGTTAGATAGTGCAATTGATTTAGGATATCGTTTAATTGATACGGCTATTTCTTATCGTAATGAATCCGTTGTTGGTTTAGCAGTTTCTAAATCAGGGCTTGATCGAGAAAAATTCTTTATAACAACAAAGATTCCAGGAACTGAAGGATTTAGAACAAAAAAACAAGTTGAAAGTGCAATTCAAGAAAGTTTAACAAACTTAAAAACAGATTATATTGATTTAGTGCTTATTCATCATCCATGGGATAATAACGAAGAGATTGCAAAAGTTTGGAGTTATTTAGAAGAATATGTTGATAATGGGGTTATTAAATCAATTGGAGTTTCTAACTTTAATATTGATCAAATAAACTATTTGATTAATAATAGTAGAATTAAACCAGTTCTTAATCAAATTGAATCACATCCAGGATTTTGGCAAGACAATATCATTGAGTTTTGTCATAAAAATGAAGTGGCTATCCAAGCATGGGGACCATTATCAAAAGTTAATGATGAAACAAAAGAAGTTTTAAATCAAATTGGTAAAAAATATAATAAAACTTGGGCCCAAGTTATTCTTAGATATCAAATTCAAAGAAATGTCATTGTTATTCCTAAATCACATAGAAAAGAAGGGCAATTAGCTAATATTAGTGTGTTTGATTTTGTTTTAACAAAAGAAGAAATGCGAATAATTTCAGAATTATAAGTGAAAAAGGATTAAGTCAAACTTGATCCTTTTCTTATAAATCGATATATAATTCTTCTTTTGGTAATTCCTTAACTTCAATTTGATGTTTAATATTATCAAGTAAAGATAAATCATTATTTAAAAAAACAATTTCATATTTAACTTTATCAAGATAATCTTTTTTAACATAAGTAACATTATCAGATAAAAGATGTTCAATTGTATCAATTAAATTATATGAAAATATTATTTCATATTTACTAGCAAATACTTTATTATAAAACTTAGCTTTCTTTAAAACTTCAACACAACTAGAACGATAAGCACGTGTTAAACCACCAGCACCAAGTTTTATACCACCAAAGTATCTAATAATAACAATTAAAATATCGGTTACTTCGTGATGCATTAAAACATCTAGGGCAGGATAACCTGCAGTTCTTGCTGGTTCACCATCATCATTAGATGAAGCATATTCAGCTTTTGCTCCTCTAATCCAAGCTGTTACATAGTGGGTTGCTTTTGGATAACGCTTTTTAGCGTCATTTATTGAGTTGTTAATATCTTCATCGTTTTTAATTGGATATAAGATTCCAATGAACTCTGATTTTTGAATTACGATCTTTTCTTCAGTTTGTTCTTTTAGATACTTCATAAAATCACCAAATATATTATATCATAAATAAAAAATGAAAAAATGATAGAAAAATTGGTATAATAGTATAAGGTGATTGACTTGAAGAAAATAAATGATGGAAAAAAAGTTTTAAAAATATTTGAAGAAAATGGATATGAAGCATATATGGTTGGTGGAGCAATCCGTGACTATCTTTTAAAGTTACCAATCAATGATGTAGATATAACGACAAGTGCAACACCTAAAGAAGTGTTGAAGTTATTTAAAGGTATACCAACGGGTATTAAATATGGAACAGTAACAATAACATTTAGAGAAAATACTTATGAAGTTACAACGTTTAGAAGTGAAGAAGGATATTATGATTCAAGACATCCTGGAGAAATACAATATGAGACATCCGTTTTAAAAGATGTTGAGAGAAGAGACTTCACGATGAATGGACTTTTAATGGATCAAACCGGTTTAATTATTGATCATGTTGATGGAAAAAAAGATATAAAGCATAAATATATTAGAACAATTAATAATCCAGATGATCGATTTAATGAAGATGCTCTTAGAATGCTTAGAGCGTTCTATTTTCAATCAAAACTTGATTTTGAAATAGATTCAAATACAAAGGCTAGCATTGAAAAAAACCGTAATTTAATTTTAAAGATTTCTGCTGAAAGAGTTTTAGATGAAATGTTAAAAATTTTACATGGTAAATATTTGAAAAAAACTTTAAAGAATATGGTAGATACAAAATTTCATGAAGTATTACCTGGTTTAAAAGAAGGAATTCTTCATTTTAGTAAACAAGATGAAATGCCTTTAACAGATATTTTCTTTAGTACATGCTTTACTT contains the following coding sequences:
- a CDS encoding aldo/keto reductase family protein gives rise to the protein MKQVKLNNGILIPILGTGTNTFGKENNDYYGNITNDTKELDSAIDLGYRLIDTAISYRNESVVGLAVSKSGLDREKFFITTKIPGTEGFRTKKQVESAIQESLTNLKTDYIDLVLIHHPWDNNEEIAKVWSYLEEYVDNGVIKSIGVSNFNIDQINYLINNSRIKPVLNQIESHPGFWQDNIIEFCHKNEVAIQAWGPLSKVNDETKEVLNQIGKKYNKTWAQVILRYQIQRNVIVIPKSHRKEGQLANISVFDFVLTKEEMRIISEL
- a CDS encoding CCA tRNA nucleotidyltransferase, producing MKKINDGKKVLKIFEENGYEAYMVGGAIRDYLLKLPINDVDITTSATPKEVLKLFKGIPTGIKYGTVTITFRENTYEVTTFRSEEGYYDSRHPGEIQYETSVLKDVERRDFTMNGLLMDQTGLIIDHVDGKKDIKHKYIRTINNPDDRFNEDALRMLRAFYFQSKLDFEIDSNTKASIEKNRNLILKISAERVLDEMLKILHGKYLKKTLKNMVDTKFHEVLPGLKEGILHFSKQDEMPLTDIFFSTCFTLNKVVPSYWKFSNKHRHKYQSVANLANSKINFGAKELYEYGLEFTQAANRVNYILRKDKLRVLEIAKDFNDLPINSSLDLKFRARDILTTTNRKAGAWVNNLITDMVNQVLDKKLKNDYNELKEYVIANHERF
- the thrS gene encoding threonine--tRNA ligase — translated: MIKITLPDGSIKEYKKGVKPIEIASSISEGLAKKTKAAVFNGHYIESNRELVEDGILRLLTERDSESLDVLNHSTSHLMAEAITNLYPGAKFGVGPSIKEGFYYDVDFGDVVVTDELLPKIEKEMHRLSDLGEEIVRREVSYEEAKKIFAKDEYKLEIIEQYKNDSLTVYTQGNFTDLCRGGHLLNTKDIKHFKLLNMAGAYWRGDSNNHQLTRIYGTSFYSAKDLKNHLQILEERKERDHRKIGKELDLFLISNEVGQGLPFWLPKGATIRRVIERYITDVEIRHGYNHVYTPILAKHELYITSGHWGHYQDTMFPPIEMPDGEKLVLRPMNCPHHMMIFKNEVRSYRELPIRIAELGMMHRYEKSGALSGLQRVREMTLNDAHLFVRPDQIKDEISRAINLIVDTYKVFNITDYHFRLSYRDPQNTDKYFDDDQMWIKAESTLKHVMDELGLEYDEAIGEAAFYGPKIDVEVKTAMGNEETLSTVQLDFLLPERFDLTYVGEDGKNDKRPVVIHRGVVSTMERFVAYLIENYKGAFPFWLSPVQIKVIPVNLEHHSEYAKNINERLLNLGFRSELDVREEKLGYKIREAQTLKIPYQLVLGDNEKDNGSVTYRKYGSTDQVTVDIQEFIQMIEKEMIR
- a CDS encoding IMPACT family protein produces the protein MKYLKEQTEEKIVIQKSEFIGILYPIKNDEDINNSINDAKKRYPKATHYVTAWIRGAKAEYASSNDDGEPARTAGYPALDVLMHHEVTDILIVIIRYFGGIKLGAGGLTRAYRSSCVEVLKKAKFYNKVFASKYEIIFSYNLIDTIEHLLSDNVTYVKKDYLDKVKYEIVFLNNDLSLLDNIKHQIEVKELPKEELYIDL